The DNA window GCAAGTCTTTTAAATGTAATTTAGTTCTCACAAACCAAACAAGAGATCCATATGCAGCACAATACTATGCATGAATTCTGTTTAGAATATTAGTTTCGCATCTTTTAGAACCTCTAATGCATTCATGCTATGAGGCGATTTTCTTTACATAAATGACTTTTGAAACACATTTATAAACACAATATCATATTGGTCCTCATCTTGGCCAGTCGTCACTCACATCCTTCCTCGATGATATCAATGACGGCAAAGTGGAGAAATGATGGTCGATGTGGCTTCCTTTTCTTGCGAGTCTGAAACAGAGGCTTGGTACAAGTTTCTGTGAAATGCTGAAATGTATTTGTCTATGTTTCTGTCAAATAAGTTTCTGTGAAATGTATTTGCCTTTGCTAGGAGCTagggaaaatacatttcaattcCCTTCCCGCAAAAATTCATTACCCGTTCACTGTCATTTTTTATCAACTTCTCATTTTCACATTTTCACCGACATTGCATGTTGGAAAGTGGTTGAAGTAATGCCTCATAGGTGTTTGATAAAATGATTCAGTCGAACCATCTCCAACTCACAGAAGGCATGCTAATTCACTGTGTTAAAGACTTAAAGCTAGGAGAATGAATGGTCATCGATCTCCAACTCACAGAAGGCATGTTTTGTAACTGATTGATGTTAGTGATTTGGGAGTTTGTACTCTTAAATTTCCGTATAATCTCTTTTTAAGCTTTTGCCCTGTTTAATATCCGGAAAAAAAGCAATGAATATTAACGGGGGATCAAATCATTCAAATCTCCAATCAAGAAGCAGAGGAAAAGGGAGACTATCAGCTAGAAAAATTGGAAGTGAGAGGAGTAAAAATAGGGACGTGACTGGCGATATGTGAATGAGTGTGGAGATTACAAATTCACGTAAAATGTTGATTTGATCATCCTATAAAATTGATGAATAGTCATGATTTTTGTTCACGTAAAATGTTATCCCACGTTTGTACTCTAAACCAAGTTTCCGTAACTTAACAATCAATATGCTCAGAGTTTGTGTGTCAAATCCTTCAACATGTCAATAATCTGAGGAATACTTTGGCATTTTAGTTTGTATACACTTTCTTTAGTGTAGTTGATATTGATTTTGACTAtcataattgattttatttgaagtctggatTCACAGTTTTTTAGTCTGCTCATGATTTTTACATTCAAAAAAAtttaactcacttttacataactTTATCTTACTTTTAACAAAAATCCataaattaaaaactaatttatGTCAATGTAGAAGCAACCATGAGCTGGTTTCCAGTAATTCTGAGCTTGATTGTTTTACTCAGTTATGTGGAGCTCCATTAATTATTATAGtccagtttttttattttatacatggATAGAGTAAAAAGTAGAGAAATAGGAAAACAAATTCCATTGTTGAAACCCATATTCTTGTACATGTACCACACCAAAGCTCCAAAAAGAATAAACAATCTAAGACAGTGTTTAACCTTCAACTAATTGTCAACAGAAGAGAGATACAATACAATCAATGTATAGAAAATTCAAGTCtcatttgaaatttaaaaaggaaacGATGGAACAAGCTTTAAAAATTCCACCCCTTCTCTTTTCCAAACTTGATCAAGCCAGACATAGAGAAATAAAATCCATGAGAACTCTGAGATCTAAATTAAGCCACAGGAGATTTGTACAACTTCTCCACCATCTTTCTGTATTCTGTAGAAGtaaaaacataacaaaattaaaatcaaaagatATATTATACAAATCATCTGCAAAACATTACGATGCTTATATACCTTCTTGATTGCTCCAAAGCTGCGCTGCTTGTGGATTTAGCGGAGAGCTAATGTTTGGCTCTAAAATATGAaagaataaacaaataattaacaaacagggaaaaacaaaacaaagattaaataaaatatagCTTCTCTTAGAACTAATTCAGCTTTCAAAGTTACCTCCCAGCAGGCTTTGAATGGATAGAAGAATCGTTCTTACATCATAAGCAGATGACCATTTATCCTGTAAATCAGAACGATATCAATATACCAATAGCTGAATTGAAAAAGATAAAACACATAATCATATGATTGATTACCTGAAGAATATCTAGGCATATATTGCCATGCATATCTACATTAGGGTGGAAGCAGGTGGTGTCAAATTTGACCTTTGGAGCCTTAAAAGGATAGTCATTGGGAAATGAAAGGGAGAGTTTGTATTCTGTTCCCTCAAATACAGTTTCTTTGCTTCCTGTTATTGTTCCTTTCCAACATAATATATTATCCTCCTCAGGGAACGCAGATATACCAGAATCTCCACCCATCTGAAAATCCCacataaaacacacaaataaataaatcaaatttacCAAATGATCCCAGATTACAAATGCATTAACGGTTTCGGACACGGACACTGAGACCAAAATTGATAGATAGTAAAAAGAGATCCAATTTCTTACCATCAAAGCCATCAGTTCAGACTGCAACCTGTAAATTGCAACAATacacaaaacaaaacaagaaatTGAGTTAGTTAGACTTGTAGAAACAAACATAAAACCCTAGCAATATTTCAAACAAAGATAAactaaaaagaaaagcaaaaaccctaaattaaattCAATCAACCAAAACCTAATCGATTCAATAATTTACTATCGAAACATACAGCACGATTAAAAGATAATCGATTCGAAAGATGggtaaaaaagaaaggaaaagaaaacCTTCTGAGAACAGATTGAGAATCAACGGATTTAGGCGGAGGAAGAGATTGCTTTGAGGGAGCAATGTTGCCTTGAGCAGCTTCAGTGTGAACGTTAACGCTGGCcattgaaaagagagagagagagagagagtagcgATTGatttttgattagggttttgGAAGAAGCAAGTGAATTGAATACAGAGATGAGAGAAAGGCGGTGACTGTGTTGTTGATTTTAAAGGAAAAGGGCCTATCATGAAACGACGTCGTAAATGGGTTTCGAGTACTAATTCGAACGTTGAGAAATAACTCTACAACGGCTAGTAATAGTTTCTCATAACATGGAAATAAACCGAATTCTAGAATTCTTCTATTAAAATTTTTTTGTTGTCAAATCTATTAAATTGAACATTATTgtgtaatatttttataaaattaataaatattaatattttttaaatcttaatgataatttgatttttaaattattttaatttctagacaaattattatttttagtttttcttagattaaattatatttatagaaataaatcaataatttatttttatcctaTCATTCTGATTTCTAGTAAAACTCACATTAATGGTAAAAAATATTAACATGAGATATGAAATGATAGATTTTATAATTGATTTATCAAGTCATGTTGTTTCACTACacactatattaaaataaaatataatacaattaTTCTATCAtctcttttattatttatatcaaactaataatttttttattgacaaCAACTATGGATATTATTTTATCCATATCATGGAATGAAGGTGAACAAATTAAAATATGGATTTGTTCTTTTTGTGACTCAACTAAAATGTATATAACTTTTTAAAATTGTGAGTTATTCTTTTTATATTTGTCAAAAATTAGTTTGGAGATGCATTTACGAAATCACCTAGAAAAAATTATGGAGATATATTTTTGAATTAACTCTTAGAGTACTTTGTCAAATAAATGGATCGGAGGTGCATCTCCGTGAATTTTTAAAGGTGATCTTGAAGATGATATCTAGAATAACCCCTGAAAGCATTTCAGAGTTATTAACATTTGGTCGCAACTATCTcaaattgatattttttaaacCATTTCCTACTAAGGAAATATTAACACCATGGTAACTATCTAATGTAATTCAAACATGTCATATACAAATTCAAATTCAGATATTAATCGAATAATCGAAAATATTACCACGATAGATAATTTGTTCACAAAATATAACTTTTTActgaaatacaaatacaaataaaatattgTGTATCTCTAACCCCTCATATTTCTCCTTTGTCGTTGTAATACAAATCAGAGAGATTTGTGCAACACTTCAGCGTAAGTTTCGTAGTGTTTTCCCTTGTTGTCTTCGATCTTCTAAGTCTTTCTTTTATAGCTAAAAAGAATTTCGTTGAAGGGTAGAATAGGAATATTCAATTCCAACTGTTTTGTCCCTAACGGTCAGTGAGGGAGTGGTCAAAAACAATAACAGAAGTACATTCCTTGTGCCACCTTATCTGGATAGTGGAAACATTTGAACATTGTATTATTTTCTCACGTAGACCAATTTTGATCTTATCATCTAATCTTCAGAGACTTCTGATAGTTGATGTTGAATCATGCTTAGAAGGACCAAAACTTGAGTCACCTGAACCTAAGTCTTCGAAGTCTTCAAAACTTGTTCATTAAGAACcatgtcttcagagtcttcagaacttagTCTTTGAATATTCACAAcctaagtcttcagagtcttcagaacttgttcatccagaaccttgtcttcagagtcttcagcacttggttttTGAATCTTCAAAACCTATTCTTTCAGAACGTTGTCTTCACAATTTTCAAAACTTAGACTTCAGAATCTCAGAGCTAAAGAAGTCTCCAAAATCTCTTCCAAAAGAGTCACGATCAGAAGCTCTATCACTAATGTTCACCAGAATCATTGTTATAGAAACATTCTAGAACTTGACTTAGTCTTTGTAAACACCAATGGTTTCTTCTTGAGTTAGAGTGTGTTGAGTTCTGAATATGATGACGTCATACGCCGTTTCTTTAGAGTCAAAACCTATTAGCAAAAACTACACACTAGACAGAAAATGTTAGAGTACTAAATTGTTCTCTAAGATATcatgtaatgttatcatcaaaacctaaggccagatgcagaaccaattcttgttcttacaatctcccccttttttatgatgacaaatccatgtattttgatgaataaTTTATACTAGATTTAAATCACATAAAAACATATTCTGAGTTAGCTAAACAACTCCCCCTGAGAACTATACTCTCAAAATTCATTTAAGCTTGTTCAGAAACTCCCCTTGAGCTCAAGacttacaaaataaatttaaaatataataaggtAGCATAAAATGAATATTTCCCTGTTTGCAACTTCATCGGAGTTTGACTAGAAATGTCTGGTTCATCATCTTAGATCAGGGCTTGCTATCAGAACGCAATGAATTGACATAACGTGGTTGTGAATTTGCGATAAGCTACATAACTGGTTTCATCTTGACCATGTTCAAAACATTTGAACTTGCTGGCTTCTCATATCTTGACCAATCTTCTGACTATCCTTCAGAGTTTTGCCTATCTATAAAATTTTAGTGAACTCTTGCAAAGTTCCTGAGCCAAACATTTTTAGACGCAAAAATCTTATACAAATCATCTATGAGACTGATCTTATGAGAATAGATATATCAAAATCATCttcacttctccccctttgtcagaAAACAAAAAGACATAAACAAAATAACCAAAAAGAAACTTCATTGATAAATTGATAAAGtacaccttttttttaaaaaagaaacaaaagaagctAAGGtccaaaaggaaaaaggaaaaaaataatgaGGCTAAGGTTTCCTAGACAACTTCGAAGAGATCTCTTGCAGCATCATCATGATCCTAGAGTTCAAAGCCTGTTGTTCTTCATGCCTCTGATCTTGCACTATAACCTTTGTCTGACAAAGGCCTTTTCTATTTTAAACTCTTCTAGAGTTTGTTGAAGCAATGAGACACATCACTAGAGCGAGATGCAAGTTGCTTCTCAACACCATAAGTTTCACCCATTGGCTGCTCAGAGGCAGGATCTTCAGCAACAGGAACTTATGGAGTTGGAAGACAGAACATGAAAGGAGCAGGTTGGCGTGCATCAATCTCAACATTCCCCTTTCTCATTTCTTCCTTGAACCAGAAGAACTGAACTTCAGAAGCACTAAAGTGCATCCACTACTTGAATTCACTCCATATGGAATCAGTTGCTTCTGGAGTCAAGCCTTCAGAAGAAGCATCTACCAAGAATCGTATATGGTCCAAAGTCTCATTTTCAAAATTAAGTAATAATTCATTAGAGGGAAGTGGAAGTACGTtcgtttgaagaagaagaagaagggaatTAGAAGGAGTGGAGGAAGGATTGGGATCTCTATCAGGAACACCAGTGATTCTTAGAATTTCTTCTCCAGAATCATGAGATAGTTCCAGGGAATCAAGATTGGTTAAGAGGTTTTTATCTTGATCAGAATCTTTTGATGCGGTCATAGAAGCATCTAAGGGAGGTGGAAGATGAGTGGTTGTGATGATTGAGGATGAGATATTTGTGGTTGTGAAAAAAATGTTTTAGGTGATGAAACAATATTGGTAGTAACAGGATGTTTAAAAAACTGAGGCATAGGTTCAGAAATAATTATCTCAGAAATAATAGGTTTAGGTTTAGGTAAAGTAGTGGAGGAAGAGTTCAGGTTGGTCAGAATGGTTGAAGTGGATGTGGTTAGAATAGAAGGATATGAATCATTACTTTCATTATGAATAGTATGCTTAGAGGAAGGATCCTTACTAGAGTTGGATTTGTGTTTCCTTTTCTTGTTGGCATGCGCGGAAGATCCATCATTAACTAGCCTCTTCTGAAAttgctcttcttctttttagaAGACGGATACGTGTTGACGAAACTCTTCCTTGGAAACATAGAAGCGTTGTCTTGAAAGGGGAGTTCAGGAAATCTTGCAAGATTATATGCAGGATAATCTAACACAGCTATCATTTTGTTGGAGATAAATTCTTCATCCAGATCATCTAACGGAATGATAGCTTATGATATTACTCCCATATTCATTAAATTTCTTCCATCTAGAGGATTGCCAATCATGACATCCAATTTATGAGTTATATTTAATgcttataaaaacataaaaaaaaaatatatccatTTCCAAAAGTAAAATGCAAATAAAACATACAAAAAATTGGAAAGAAAgctaataaaaagcataaaaaacatTGATAATTAACAGGGTCGGCCCAAGGGCCAAGCCACCAAGGTTAGAGCTTTAGGTCTCAAAAGTTTGGGCTTAAATAATgtctcaaattttttttatttagttataaaaatatataatgtacATTAGCACATATATAATTGTAGTTGAGTTGTTAAAATTTagacttctttttcttttggtcttgagttcaactcttaataatcacaaaattattattcaaaaatacattttaaGGATCTCATTTTAAAATTTACTTTAGGCCTCTCAACGAGTAGGGCCGTCCCTGATAATTAATATGCTCCATGGAGCTTGATTGAATCCTTATTAGTTGGTAGGGATGAAGATTCAggtaaaagaatgaaaaagaaagtgaagatGGCAGGAACAAGAACGAAGAGCAGAGAGAGAgcagagagaaagaaaaagacaaataatgaacaaaaactaatgtgGGATAAAACATAGGACA is part of the Vicia villosa cultivar HV-30 ecotype Madison, WI linkage group LG2, Vvil1.0, whole genome shotgun sequence genome and encodes:
- the LOC131652509 gene encoding ubiquitin-conjugating enzyme E2 19-like; translation: MASVNVHTEAAQGNIAPSKQSLPPPKSVDSQSVLRRLQSELMALMMGGDSGISAFPEEDNILCWKGTITGSKETVFEGTEYKLSLSFPNDYPFKAPKVKFDTTCFHPNVDMHGNICLDILQDKWSSAYDVRTILLSIQSLLGEPNISSPLNPQAAQLWSNQEEYRKMVEKLYKSPVA